The following is a genomic window from Crocinitomicaceae bacterium.
TATTTACATTGCCTTCTGACTCACCATGTCTGACCAGAAATAATTTATTTGGTTTCATATTATTTTCAGTTGAGATTGGGTTTTGAAGTTAGATAATTCGTCAAATTTGTTCTGTTTATTCAGGTTTGATTATTAGTAGATTTTGATCTGAAATTAAAAAAATATCAGCTTGTATAATGATAAAATGTTTCTGTAAGGCTAACCAATTTTGTTATCAGTACGTTAAGACATTGTGAAAAATATTTTACCTTCGATTAAACCTATCACCAAAATCGGGGTCTTAACCGATATTGAAAACATTTTTATGAAAAAAATAATCTTCCTTTTGTCCTTTCTTCCAATTTGCAGTTTTGCGCAGGATTTGTACGATATTGATCACATCACCGTGATTGAAATTGAATTCAGCACGTCAGACTGGGATGCTATGATGGATGCAAATGACTTAACAGATGACGGAACTAAGTTGCCCGGCACAGTTACTATTGATGGTCATACGTATGATAGTGTTGGTGTGGCATATAAGGGCAACAGCAGTTATGATGAAAACAATCTTAAAAATCCGCTGAACATTGAATTGAATTATATTCTTGACCAACGCTACCAAGGTTATACCACGCTGAAATTGGCATCAGGAAAAAATGACCCTTCTTTTGTTCGTGAAGTGCTTTGCTATCAAATTGGACGCAAATACATGGACATGCCGTTGTCAAATTACGCCAAAGTGTATATCAATGGTGATTATTACGGATTATTTTCAAGTTCTGAAGCAATTGACGGCAGATATGGTGAGCGCAGAGTTTATGCAAACAAAAATAACCCGCGCTTTAAATGTAATCCGCCTAATGGCATGGGACCGGGCAACGAACCTTCTTTAGATTATCTTGGTGCTGACTCTGCTTTGTACGCCAATATCTACGAATTGAAAACAGATTTGGGCTGGGCTGAGTTAATTGAATTCATGTATCAGTTAGAATACAACCCTTCAACCATTGATCAGTATCTTGATGTTGATCGTACACTTTGGATGCTTGCCTTTAACGTGGTTACTGCTAACATGGATAGTTATAGCGGACCAACAAAACAAAATTATTATATGATTCTGGCGGACAATGGACATTGGTGTCCTATCATTTGGGATCAGAATGAAGGTATAGGTGGTTTTGAAAGTGTAGGTGACGGACCTCCGGGGCCACCCGATATTGCTGATTTAACAGATATGGATATGTACCTGAGAATTGGCAGTGCGCAATGGCCGCTCATAAATAAATTATTGGCTATTCCGCGTTACAAAAAAATGTACGTGGCTCACATGCGCACAATTTTAGCTGAGAATATTTCTAATGGTTGGTACTATACCCGCGCTCAAGAACTACAAGCTATTATTGATACCGAAGTTCAAACTGAACCTAATCCGTGGTACACGCATGCACAATTCACAGACAACTTGGATATTGAAGTAACCGGCATGGGCGGTGCATTTGGTGTTGCTCAAGTTTTAGACGGGCGAAATACCTATCTCACCGCACAACCTGATTGGATATTGACAGCACCTACCATTAGCGCTATCGCTAATTCGCCGGTGAGTGTGCCGGCAAATTCACTGGTTACTTTTACCGCAAATATCACCAATGCTAATTATTCGTATTTAGGATACCGCAGTTATACCGGTGATGTTTTTGGAAAATCTGAAATGTTTGATGATGGTTTACATGGTGATGGAGCAGCATCCGACGGCACTTACGGTGTAGCAATTTTTGTTGGAGCTGCTGATTTGGAATATTATATCTATGCTGAAAATAATGATGCCGCCATGTTTTCTCCTGAACGTGCTGAGCACGAATTTTACCATTTGGCAGTTGATGCTGATGTTGTTATCAATGAAATAATGCCTAAAAATAATGTGACAGCAGAAGACGAAGATGGTAAACATGAAGATTGGATTGAACTGTACAATAACTCATCTTCAGCGGTTGATCTTATGGATTATTATTTGTCTGATGATATTTTGAGTCCTAACAAATGGCAGTTCCCTGATACCAGCATTGCTGCCGGAGGATATCTTATTATCTGGTGTGATGAAGACACCCTAGACAGTGGTTTGCATACAAACTTTAAACTGACATCTTCGGGTGAAACAATCATACTTTCCAACTCATCAGGATTTGCCGTTAACCAGGTCACCATGCCTGAAATAGAAAGTTCACAAACGTATGGAAGATATGTAAACGGAACAGGTTCGTTCATTCGCATGGTGCCAACTTTTAGTGCACAAAATTCTTACACGGCAATTGGGGTAGAAGAAATTTTCACCACAGATATCTTTGGCATTTATCCAAATCCGGCTAGTGATGTAGTGTATGTCAAAACAGGTTCAGCAAATGCAATTCAAGTTGATTTGTATGATCTGAATGGTCGTTTGATAAAATCAGTAGAAGTGAATGATAATACCTCAGTTGATGTTTCAGACTTGACAAATGGCGTCTATCTATTATTTGTGCCGGCTATGAATAAAACTATCAAGCTGGTGAAAAATTAATTGATCATTCATTTGATTTATGAGAACTCTGACAATGATATTGTCGGAGTTTTTTTTTCTCCTTCATTAAGGAGCAGCCATTTGAGAGCCAGAATCAAAACTGTCTTTTGCTTTAGCGTTATACTTATTCTTCCCAAAAAGATAACAAACTTCATAATTCCAATATCCGGCATGTATCACGTTGACATAAAATTTGTGATCATTTTGATACACGCGATATTTTTGTTTTTCAGGCAAGTGATCAGGATGATCATAAAAAAAACTACTGTCCGGCTGATTATAGGGAGTAAATGAATTGACAACGATGATCAGCGTATCTTTTTTTGTCAGTTGTAAAGGATCTCCATTGAAGTAAATATCGCAAAGCGAAATTTTTGCGTGAACACTGAAATAATATAATTCATATCTGCTCACGCCACCATCTTCCATTCCGCCCAGCACTTCAGAGTAGCTATTATAATAATTTACCAGTTCTGTTTGACTTTGTGAGCCAAGAGCTATGAATAGAAGAAAAATTACTACCAGCTTTTTCATGGTCCGGTGTTTTTATACAACAAGATACAAAGGAAACGCCAATTGGTTCAACTAATCAATGGTTAGCCACATGCAAAATACATGGATAACACATTGAGCAACACAAAAAAAAGTCTAAAATTTATTTTTTTGGAATCACCGCGGGAAAATTTTTGCGTCTTTCTTTTTCTTTTATGATGAGTGAAAGTTCTCTCCCGGTTTGACCTGCAACGGAAGTGTTTTCCTGAGCACGGCGCATGAGGTATGGCATCACTTCTTTAACCGGACCATAAGGCACATATTTTGCAACATTGTATCCGTTGTGGGCAAGGTTGTAAGTAATATGGTCACTCATACCTAATAGTTGTGCTGCAAAAATGCGTTTGTCATGTCGGTCAATTCCGTGTTTTTCCATCAATGATAAAAGATGTGCTGTACTTTTTTCATTATGTGTTCCGCAGCAAAGAGAAAAAATTTCAAGACGTTCCATCATGTAAGTTAATGCAGCGTTGAAATCATGATCTGTTGATTCTTTGTCGGGTTGAATAGGTGAGGGGTAGCCCATTTTTTCAGCGCGCTCACGCTCTTTTTCCATGTAAGCGCCACGCACTAGTTTTATTCCAACAAAATATTTTTCTGCTCTGGCAGTTTCGTATGTGCTTCTAATAAATGCAAGTCGGTCATGTCTATACATTTGTGCCGTGTTAAATACAATTGCTTTATGCACGTTGTATTTCTTCATCATGGCAATTGTCATACGATCAATGCCGTCTTGAATCCAACTATCTTCAGCATCAACAAAAACCGGTATATCAGCTTCAGTTGCTGCTTTGCAAATTGCATCAAACCGTGCAAAGTATCGGTCTCTTTCTGCAATTTCATCAGCGCTTAAATTTGTTTTTTCATCATTGAGTTTTTCCAATAATTCAAAACGCGCTATGCCGGTTGGTTTAAATACTGAAAAAGGAATTGACTTGCTCTCAGCTTTTGCACGAGCGATGGTTGCAATGATTTCATCACGTGTTTTGTCAAGATCATCTTCTGATGTTTTGCCTTCAACAGAGTAGTCTAGAATAGTACCAATACCAAAATGGCTCAGGTCTTTTATTTTTGGATCACATTCTGCTATGGTTTCTCCTCCAACAAATTGTCTGAAAATAGTTTTTTTAATGAACCCCTTTACCGGTAAATGAATGGCTAAAGCAAATTTTGCCATAGCTGTGCCAAATGAAACCATCCAGGGTTTACCAATCACCTTAAACAGACGGTATGACCATTTTAAGTCTCTATCTGATTTTCCTTTAAATGCTACTTCAGTATCATCAAAATGTGGCTCCATAAACCTGTAATTTGTTCTGCAAATGTAAGTAATCAGAATCAGGTATTACATATCATGCTTTGTTCACACGAGTTGAGTTTCATTTTCTGCTTGCTTGGCATGATTATTCTGGGGCACGACACGAATAAATATCACTCAAAATAAATATTGAACTCCATGAATGAAGCAGAAATTGAATGATAAATAGAATCTGCCTCTTTCAATGTTTCACTTGCACTGAAATGATCACTCATGTCAAGAAAAGGAAGTAACCATTTATGCAACTCATCATGCGCTTGGCCTGTCATAGTGCAGTTACTGGTGAGTGAGTCAAGATTAGTACTGATATTTGATGCCAGTTGGTGATACATCTTTAATGTTTGAGTTTGCGTGTCAGCAGTGAAATCATATACTTCAGTTTCAATTTGTCTGATCCAGGCTAACATGTGGTCGTCAACTTTCCATTTTTTTCCATTGTCTAATACTATGGGTTCAGCCGGTTCATGCACATGGGGTTCTTCTGTTTCAATAACCGGAACGCTGTCTGTTGCTGAGGTATTTGTTTGGTCGCTGCTGTTTTGTCCACATGATGCAAAAAAAAGAGTCGATAAACAAAGTGTGATGATTGAAAAATATTTTGTCCGCATTTTGTCAGTTTTTATGCAAAGTTCAGCCGTTTTTGAGCTGAAAAATATGATATATGACAGTTTTTTCTGTTTAAAATTGGCTCATGATTGGTTTCTCAGCTAAATCTTAATCTTTTGTCAACAACCCATGAACCAAGGAAATCAAATACATGATAAGTGATAATAAGATTAGAAATCCGCAGCTGAATAGTAACCATTGCCAGGCCGGAATAATAACTCCATGTTGCCACAGTAAATATCCCTGTAAAAAAAGAAGAAAAATAGTACCTACACCACCCACTAAAAAAAGCAGCACGGCAATTTTATTCCTGCCGTTGTTCTGAATTTGCTGATGAATAAAATGTATTAACGCAAGACTGGCAACACCAAGCATCACCAAATGAATATAGCCAATGGTAAAATGACGCAAACCAAAAGCAAGTTTTTCAAGCTTGGGAATTGTGGTCAGTATTTCTAAAATAAGTTTGATTACTAAACTAATGGTGATAATATAAATTATCCATTTGACTAAGTTAGATTTTGACTGAAGTTCGGGTGCGAATGAAATCATATTTTTAATCATCAATATCAGCGTCATTAGCAGCAAGACATTAGAGGTTATATGAATTAAATAAAATAATTGAGCATGAAATAATACGTGCATAATCAATGTAATACCACTGATAACTGTCAATGCAAACAAATGAATTTGTAAAGTAGAGGAAAATAAAAAATTATGTTTAGTGAGGTTTGCAGAGAATACTTGTCTTGTGAGTAGAACAGATGCAAAAATAAACCATCCTGAGAATTGAAAATGCAGGTACCACTGAATGGCGAATTGATACCATGCTGAACCTTTGCCGGCAATTACCATGGATGGTCCAAGCATCCAAATACCAAGTGTTGAAATGAATAAAAAGATCAATGACCAGTTTAAAATTATTTTGTCAGAATCATTTCTGCAAGATGAGTTTTTAAAAAAATGGAAAATAAAAACGTACGAACATAATACATGCAGTGCAGAAAACGGAATAGAAAATGAGCCGTAACCTTGCAATGGAAAACTGATCATCATGCCCACTACTGAAATTTGTGTAATCCAAAAAAGCCACGTGTGAAAGGGTAAAATATCTTTTACAAAATAATACACGTAAGCAAGATAAAAAGCCTGATACGCCCAGCCTAATGCGGCAGTGTGTGAATGGGCATGTAAGAGAAAGGAAAAATTAAAAGAAGTTTCACCAATAAATGCGTAGCGCAAAAATAAACCCATCACGCCCGCAATAATAAAGTTCAGCAGCGTGATGGTAAGATGAATGTTCAACCATCTTGATCGGTTTTGCATGGCATAAAGATACTACTTAGCTTGCAGCGCAAATCTCACCCCGGCAAAAAATCGGATGCCTTGAATAGGAGCATAATTGTAACCCGGATCAAAAGTATACCCGTTTGGATTGTTTACCGGATCGTTTACATTTTTATCAAACGGATCAAATGGTCTCATGATTGGATCTTCATCCGGAATAAAGTTTAATAAATTTTTTACGCCGCAATATAATTTCAAACCTGAATTAAAATCTTTGGTGAGTTGAATATTCAACAGGGAAAACCAAGGTGAATGATCAGGACGGTAATCGTTGGGTAAAACAGGTAATAGCATAGGGCTATACACATTACCGGTTAAATCAACACCCAATTTTATTTTTTTGAAAGTGTAGCCTACAACAAAATTTCCGGTTAGTGGTGGAGCGTGTACTTGTTCTGTTTTAACTAACACTCCATTTTCATCATGTTCCCAAATATGCACGTCAGTAAATGTTGCTCCAATAATTATTTTTAACGGAATAGTGAAGCTACAGTGTGCCATCAAACCTGCGCCCTGGGTGACTCCATATCCATCCAGATTATCAAAAATTACCTGGTTGGCATTTGTAAAATAATCAGCCACAATTTTATTGCAGAAATAGGTGTAAAATAAACTTGATTCAATATTTAAAAATCCGCCAGCAAAATTTATATATGAAGACATATTGATGGTTCCATTCCATGATCTTTCAGGTTTTAAATTATTTACCACAACTACTTCACGTGCACCGCTAAAAGCGGCATGATCTTCACTGAATAGATTGACAACGCGGTATCCGTTTCCAATGCCTACACGAAGAATGTGGTACTTGTTCATGCTCCATTTCCAGTTTATTCTTGGTGACACCACATGTCCGTGATGATTGTTATAATCATATCTAACCCCGGCTAGCAAATTATTTTTTTCATTCAATTTGATTTCATCCTGAACAAAAATTCCGGGCAAATAAGTTTGTGATGGTTTATTCTGAGGATTCAAACTGTCTTTGGTTTGAGTAATCATCGTATTGTCATCATAGTATGTGTATCTCACGGCAATTCCGGTCATCACATCATGTCGCAAACTGGTAAAGTTTTTAATTGCTTGTAAAAATCCAATATGTTGTGTCGCAGTATAAGGTGTTTTACCGTAAGCAGAATTTTGAAGATGGGTATTGTAACTGTACTGAATTTTTGCACCTTTTCCTAAAAATCCAATCGGACTTGAACCAATTAATTCAATGCGGTGTGTAAAAATACTTTCTCCGTAAATTGAATCACTGCCTCGCCAATCTTCAGTCCAATTCAATTCACCTCCCCAACGGTTTTCGTAAAAATAACGAATGGCTATGCTTGACGCATTTCCTGATTTATGCGTGAATGAAATTTTGTTGAATGCAGCATATCTTTTTTGCAATGTAACATCGGTAAAATTGTCTTTATTAATATCCCACAAATGGTTGAAATAAAAAACATTTCCACTGAATAAGCCTGATCCTGATTTGCCTAATCTGTAGCGTACACCAAGGTCTCCATTAAAATCCTGATAAGTCGTTCCGGTGAAATCAAAAGAAAAGAGTGGTGCATTTTTTGGTGATTTTGTAATTACATTGATCAGTCCGCCAACAGCTTCTGAGCCGTACAATGTAGATGCAGGGCCTTTTTGAATTTCAACTCTTTCAATAATTGAATTTGGAATTCCCATCAAACCATACACGGTTCCCAGTGCAGACATAATTGGCATTCCATCAATCATTACCATGGTGTAAGGACCTTCCATTCCGTTGATATGAATGTCTCCGGTATTGCATACATTGCATTGTAGTTGTGGTCTTACGCCATTTACCATATTGAGTGATTCAAAAATACTGGGTGTGGGATTTTTCTGAAATAATAGCGGAGTGATCACTTCAATTGCAACCGGACTTTCATCGCGCGATATTTCTTTTAGTGTTCCTGTAATTACCACTTCTTCCAATTCATTTGCCGTGCTGCGCATTGTTAATGAAAGTTGATGGTGTGTGTTTTCTGTAAATTGTAGCACGGTGTCAATGGTTTCCATGCCGGTAAAACGTGCTGTCAATTGATGTGTTCCGGCCGGAATTCCGATGATTTCAAATTTGCCATTCTGATCCGTCACTGCGCCAAGTTGAGTGTTTGTAATCATCACTTTTACAAATGCAGCCGGTTCTCCTTGTTGATTGTAAATGATACCGTCAACTTTTGATTGTTGGGCAGATAAAGTGACAGTTAACAAGATCAATTTTATACTTAGTATCAGTTTTGTTTTCATACGCCATGCTTGTTTACAAGATGTTTAAATATTTAGACTAATTCTAAATAGATGCGCCAAATGTACGTGATAGTTATTGATTCATCAACAAGAATACTTCGTTGAATTAATGAAAGAAGATTAAAATACCCTGAATGAGGTATGCATTTTGAGATGAGTCCACGAAATAATTAAAAATTAAAACGTGATATTTATTTTGAAACACCTATTGCGTAGAATTCAAATAATGGCAAACCAAAATTTGAGTTTTATCTATAAAGCTGATGAGGAGATTCAATCAGATCAAAATTGGAAAAGAAAAAATTACCTCACCCTTCAACAATCAAAAGATAATTATTCTTTTTGCCTTTGCCGAGTAATACAAATTTATTGTTGATTAAAAATTCAGGACGAATCACGAATTCTTCAGCCACTTTTTCTTTATTGACAGTAATACTATTTCCTTTCAGCTCACGACGTGCTTCGCTGTTTGATGCCAAAAATCCGGTGCGGGTTCCAAGGGCGTCAATGATTCCTAATCCGGCATTTATTTCATTCATAGTGATGCGTGCTTGCGGAACGCCATCAAATATTTCCAGAAATTGTTTGTCAGATAATTTTTTCAAATCATCAGCGGTTGATTTTCCAAAAAGAATATTGGTTGCGGCTAAAGCAGTTTCAAGGGCTTCTTTGCCATGCACCGTGAAGGTTACTTCTTCTGCTAATTTCTTTTGCAGATTTCTAAGATGAGGTGCTAATTTATGTTCTTCTTCAATGGATTCAATTTCAGATTTGCTCAGCAAAGTAAACGTACGAATGTATTTTGGCGCATCTTCATCCGTAGCGTTTAACCAGAATTGGTAAAATGCGTAGGGAGATGTTTTTTCTGGATCAAGCCATACAGTTCCGCTTTCTGTTTTTCCAAATTTTGTGCCGTCAGCTTTTGTCATCAAAGGGCAAGTAAAAGCAAATGCTTCTCCTCCTTCAATTCGTCTAATTAATTCAGTTCCCGTAGTGATATTTCCCCATTGATCACTTCCTCCCATTTGAAGTTTGCATCCGGTTTCACGGTATAGATGTAAAAAATCATATCCTTGCAATAATTGATATGAAAACTCAGTGAATGAAATACCGGTTTCCATTCTTTTTTTCACTGAATCTTTTGCCGCCATATAATTTACCGTGATGTGTTTACCTACATCACGAATAAAAGTCAGAAAAGAAAAATTCTTCATCCAGTCATAATTATTGACCAGTAATGCAGGATTTTCTTTTGCATTAAAATCAAGAAATTTTTCAAGTTGTGCTCGCACTCCGGCAATATTTTTTTGCAAGGTATTTTCATCCAGCAAATTTCTCTCATCTGATTTTCCTGATGGATCTCCAACCATACCCGTAGCACCACCAACTAAAGCAATTGGTCTATGTCCCGCACGTTGTAAGTGTACAAGCAACATAATAGGAATCAAACTTCCGCAATGCAATGAATCTGCTGTCGGGTCAAAACCAACATAGGCTGTTACTTGTTCCTTTGAAAGCAAATCTTCTGTTCCTGGCATTATGTCTTGTAACATTCCTCTCCAGCGCAATTCTTCTACGAAATTTTTTGGCATGATTTAATTTCCTTTTTCTGTTGACAAAGATAGATACTTTAATGTTTTATTTTGAAGATGTTGAAAGTTCCGCCTTATCTAGTTTGTTTCACCTGAAAAGTCAAACCCAACTTGCCATTGGAGTGCCAAAGGTTCATCCATGATGATTGGTTTCCACTTGATGCTTCTCCATAAAAATGTATCTTTATACCATGTGTGGACGCTATGTAACGGTTACAAAAACTGAAATCATTGAAAAAAAATTTCATGTCAAGGCTGTGCCTGATTTTGATTTTAATGGTGATTGTAATATTGCTGCCGGTGACAAAGCTCCAATAATAACAAGTGAAGAGCCCGGCTTGCTTCAGTCGTATGTTTTTGGCTTCACACCTTCATGGTCTGAAAAAAAAACTTTTATCATCAATGCACGTGCTGAAGGTGATCATAATAAAGATAATTCACCAATGTATTCAGGGGCCAAGGGTATTATTTCCAAACCATTTTTTCGGGCATCTATCAGAAATAAGCGGTGCCTGGTAATTGCTGATGCATTTATTGAAGGCACTACTTCAGAAAAATTAAAAAAGCCTTTTTTGGTGTATTTATTAAATAAGCAAAGACCATTTGCAATGGCAGGCATTTATGACACTTGGATTGATAAACTAACCGGTGAAGTGATCAATTCTTTTGCTATCATTACAACTAGGCCTAACACGCTGATGCAGAAAATTCCTCATCATCGTATGCCGGTAATTCTTGATGATGATGCTTGTCAAATGTATTTGAAAACTGATGCGCAACTTTCAGAAATCACCAATCTACTTGAACCGTTTTCGGCTGATAAAATGAATGCATATCCCATCAGT
Proteins encoded in this region:
- a CDS encoding CotH kinase family protein; the encoded protein is MKKIIFLLSFLPICSFAQDLYDIDHITVIEIEFSTSDWDAMMDANDLTDDGTKLPGTVTIDGHTYDSVGVAYKGNSSYDENNLKNPLNIELNYILDQRYQGYTTLKLASGKNDPSFVREVLCYQIGRKYMDMPLSNYAKVYINGDYYGLFSSSEAIDGRYGERRVYANKNNPRFKCNPPNGMGPGNEPSLDYLGADSALYANIYELKTDLGWAELIEFMYQLEYNPSTIDQYLDVDRTLWMLAFNVVTANMDSYSGPTKQNYYMILADNGHWCPIIWDQNEGIGGFESVGDGPPGPPDIADLTDMDMYLRIGSAQWPLINKLLAIPRYKKMYVAHMRTILAENISNGWYYTRAQELQAIIDTEVQTEPNPWYTHAQFTDNLDIEVTGMGGAFGVAQVLDGRNTYLTAQPDWILTAPTISAIANSPVSVPANSLVTFTANITNANYSYLGYRSYTGDVFGKSEMFDDGLHGDGAASDGTYGVAIFVGAADLEYYIYAENNDAAMFSPERAEHEFYHLAVDADVVINEIMPKNNVTAEDEDGKHEDWIELYNNSSSAVDLMDYYLSDDILSPNKWQFPDTSIAAGGYLIIWCDEDTLDSGLHTNFKLTSSGETIILSNSSGFAVNQVTMPEIESSQTYGRYVNGTGSFIRMVPTFSAQNSYTAIGVEEIFTTDIFGIYPNPASDVVYVKTGSANAIQVDLYDLNGRLIKSVEVNDNTSVDVSDLTNGVYLLFVPAMNKTIKLVKN
- a CDS encoding proline dehydrogenase family protein translates to MEPHFDDTEVAFKGKSDRDLKWSYRLFKVIGKPWMVSFGTAMAKFALAIHLPVKGFIKKTIFRQFVGGETIAECDPKIKDLSHFGIGTILDYSVEGKTSEDDLDKTRDEIIATIARAKAESKSIPFSVFKPTGIARFELLEKLNDEKTNLSADEIAERDRYFARFDAICKAATEADIPVFVDAEDSWIQDGIDRMTIAMMKKYNVHKAIVFNTAQMYRHDRLAFIRSTYETARAEKYFVGIKLVRGAYMEKERERAEKMGYPSPIQPDKESTDHDFNAALTYMMERLEIFSLCCGTHNEKSTAHLLSLMEKHGIDRHDKRIFAAQLLGMSDHITYNLAHNGYNVAKYVPYGPVKEVMPYLMRRAQENTSVAGQTGRELSLIIKEKERRKNFPAVIPKK
- a CDS encoding TonB-dependent receptor; protein product: MKTKLILSIKLILLTVTLSAQQSKVDGIIYNQQGEPAAFVKVMITNTQLGAVTDQNGKFEIIGIPAGTHQLTARFTGMETIDTVLQFTENTHHQLSLTMRSTANELEEVVITGTLKEISRDESPVAIEVITPLLFQKNPTPSIFESLNMVNGVRPQLQCNVCNTGDIHINGMEGPYTMVMIDGMPIMSALGTVYGLMGIPNSIIERVEIQKGPASTLYGSEAVGGLINVITKSPKNAPLFSFDFTGTTYQDFNGDLGVRYRLGKSGSGLFSGNVFYFNHLWDINKDNFTDVTLQKRYAAFNKISFTHKSGNASSIAIRYFYENRWGGELNWTEDWRGSDSIYGESIFTHRIELIGSSPIGFLGKGAKIQYSYNTHLQNSAYGKTPYTATQHIGFLQAIKNFTSLRHDVMTGIAVRYTYYDDNTMITQTKDSLNPQNKPSQTYLPGIFVQDEIKLNEKNNLLAGVRYDYNNHHGHVVSPRINWKWSMNKYHILRVGIGNGYRVVNLFSEDHAAFSGAREVVVVNNLKPERSWNGTINMSSYINFAGGFLNIESSLFYTYFCNKIVADYFTNANQVIFDNLDGYGVTQGAGLMAHCSFTIPLKIIIGATFTDVHIWEHDENGVLVKTEQVHAPPLTGNFVVGYTFKKIKLGVDLTGNVYSPMLLPVLPNDYRPDHSPWFSLLNIQLTKDFNSGLKLYCGVKNLLNFIPDEDPIMRPFDPFDKNVNDPVNNPNGYTFDPGYNYAPIQGIRFFAGVRFALQAK
- a CDS encoding tyrosine--tRNA ligase, whose amino-acid sequence is MPKNFVEELRWRGMLQDIMPGTEDLLSKEQVTAYVGFDPTADSLHCGSLIPIMLLVHLQRAGHRPIALVGGATGMVGDPSGKSDERNLLDENTLQKNIAGVRAQLEKFLDFNAKENPALLVNNYDWMKNFSFLTFIRDVGKHITVNYMAAKDSVKKRMETGISFTEFSYQLLQGYDFLHLYRETGCKLQMGGSDQWGNITTGTELIRRIEGGEAFAFTCPLMTKADGTKFGKTESGTVWLDPEKTSPYAFYQFWLNATDEDAPKYIRTFTLLSKSEIESIEEEHKLAPHLRNLQKKLAEEVTFTVHGKEALETALAATNILFGKSTADDLKKLSDKQFLEIFDGVPQARITMNEINAGLGIIDALGTRTGFLASNSEARRELKGNSITVNKEKVAEEFVIRPEFLINNKFVLLGKGKKNNYLLIVEG
- a CDS encoding SOS response-associated peptidase gives rise to the protein MCGRYVTVTKTEIIEKKFHVKAVPDFDFNGDCNIAAGDKAPIITSEEPGLLQSYVFGFTPSWSEKKTFIINARAEGDHNKDNSPMYSGAKGIISKPFFRASIRNKRCLVIADAFIEGTTSEKLKKPFLVYLLNKQRPFAMAGIYDTWIDKLTGEVINSFAIITTRPNTLMQKIPHHRMPVILDDDACQMYLKTDAQLSEITNLLEPFSADKMNAYPISPAISKKTNKDVALLEPKGERVQPEYLFKHSEEIKLEGMGMTTSRKKKNS